A stretch of DNA from Lotus japonicus ecotype B-129 chromosome 4, LjGifu_v1.2:
CACGCAAAGTACTCTGGGACATGTTTGAAATTGGAGAGTACACATGCATTCCCCATATGAATGAATTTTCCATCTCACAACATTCCAATATGATATGACATCTTATTTGGAACTTAATGTGATAAATATGATACTTAGGTCAGGGAGCTGGATGGAATGCAACGGTCAAACTAACATGGTCGACAATTTGAAGATGCAAGGTGATTTATTCTATTTCCATAGAAGAGGATTGTTATGAACAACATATTTCTTCTAGAGATCAAATTGATTGTTCACTCTAATTAGCGTTTGGTTTCAAACGTCTATAATCTGTTTTAAGAAACTAAGTAATTTCTTGATCATATCTTAGTGTCAAAAGTGAAAgctttatttcatttcattacCTTTATTGTGCTTTTGTCACACCAATGTGATTAGATTATGACTTAGTTGGTCATACATACCTAGTTGTATatgattatattatattatattatatatattgtttaatGATAAATCCTTACTTTTTTGTAATGCTTATAtgtcataaaattaaaacaaatcaattttttatatgaaataaataattgtgATTCGTTAATCATTAGTTTCgataatttatttatgttttggtCTTGACCAATGAATCCTCCCAGTCGACAGCCATGTGACTAATCTCCCCATAGTCAGCGTACTAAACGGTAGAGAGTTGATCAAGGAATATTTTTCATTATAGTTCATTTTATACTTGGTAGTTACAtgattcaaataaaaaaattgttaccaAGATATACCTGAAAAGAATGAATACATAATAAAATCATATTCCCGAAGCCCATATAAGCGTACTTCTTTTGGCAAAATAATTTCCAACTCAATTGCATTCCATAGATTTTCATACCTACATTTTTACCATGATTCTTTCTTACTAATAAGGCTTCTTCTttcatatttataaaatttattttagccTCCAACAAAATCAAACGACCATATACGTAATCTATTTATTAGCTAGAAAAATTCAAGGACAGTAAGGATGATTTTGTCCAGGCCCTCCAAAATAGAAGTAAGGCTCTTTTCCATATTTAGCATGATTGAAGGCATTGTAGCAATAGGGCTCTTCAGTCGTAGGATGTACAAACTCAGGGTACTTGAGTGAACGCGAGTAATCCATAATTCTTACATTGCGCATGAAGCATGCATTTCCATATAGGCCATTTGCAAAATCTCCACTCCCCATCCCTGTTCTTGTGTGGGGAGTTTTCTTAACCATTGGACTGAACACTTGTCCCCCAAACTCAACAATTGTGGCACTTGTCGTTAAACCTCTAAATAAATTGGGTCGCCAGTAACCTACCGGGATGTTGTCTCTTATTTTAAGCCACCAAATCCCCGTGTTAGGTTCCTATACAAGCCAcacaaaaaaagaaatattgaTTTAGTACATTAGTTGACATTACCGAGTCTAACTAAAGTCATATGTTTCCATTTAGTGTTATATTCTTTGTCACACCAATTAAATTGTGTCTTGTGGGCATGAGTATAACAATTCAATGTTTAACATAATTCATTAGCATATATAGGAATATAAGAAACATGTGATCATTACCAAAAACATTCCAACGTTGAGATCGTACTGGCGGCCTCTTTTGGTTGACACTGGACTTATGGCACCACCAAGAACTACTTGGCCTGTTTGCACAAACCCAGGGCAAGCTAGATTAAAGCAGCCTGTTGACTGATAAGAATCCCTCTAcaacacaaaataaaaaaaagcaaaaaccaCTCAACCACTCTTTGAATCTTCATCTAAATTTGAGGTTAAAGTTTAAAACAACAAGGAGAGTATAAACAAAaatgacacacacacacacatacatatatatatatatatatatatatatatatatatatcttccaATAAATAGTAGGTACTTACAGTCCAGTAGGAAAAAAATCGTGTTTTTCGATCGCCAAATAACTTTGGATTCACCTAAGCCATCATAGTATATTGAAATATGTTAGTGATGTGGAAATCCATGGGCTCATGTATAGTGAACTAGGAATTATAATTAGTGAGTTTTAGTAGGTGAACCAACCACCCAGCCTGCTTCAACACTTTCAAAATCAGAACTATTGGCAGCTCCGGTCTTAAGCCAGATTTGAGCAGTGGTGAAATCATCTGGGAGATCAACCACTGGATTCCAAACATTGATAGTTGCTTGTGCACCTATATAATGGTATCCCATCGTCACAAGATATGATGCCTGCAAGATTACATAgtaagatgaaattaaaattatataccTATGTAATGGTACATCACGGTACATTACATACACATGTATATATCTATAAAACTAATAATATTAATAGTACATACTACGTACCGAGTGATTTTCTGGAATAACTTCTTTGCTGCCATTGAATTTGGGAAAATTgaagtttgttttgtttaatgAATTAATGAATAACTCTGCGGGTTTTTGTCCGAAGTGGTGCAGAGAAGAAGCTCTTAGTAAATCCTCCCTCCGTGTTCTGCGAATGGGGATGGTTCCTTTTGGACAACTTCCACTTTTCTGCCATGTCTGAAATATAGCTGAATTTTCCTCGAAAGCATCGTCTGTACttgatttttgggattttagaagAAAATCTGGTATTTTCTGCGCAGTTCATTAGTTCAACAAGCACAAATCTGTCAGCTTGAGAATCATATTAAACGGAATAAAATAATAAGTTAATAATTCTTATTTATGAATTCTAAAGTAAAATAATTATTACATTCAATTGTTTCAGCACCAATTATTGTTCCTTAACAAGATTTCTGGTCTAAAGATGAATATTGCCACGTACACCTAAAATAGGTGCAAATTTAGTCTAACCCTTATATTTTGAATAATAAAgtcatttaattaattaaatcagGAAGAAGAACTTACCCATTTGAATGACCAATTAATTGAATAAATTGACTTATAAAGCCTATGATTTTATTCTAAAAAAATTTAGTTTTGAGCCGTTTGGAATCATGTCAATTCTAATATGTAATTAAGAATCAAATTTTACTTCTATGTTAGACATGACGTTTATCTATAAGCGTTGTGAGTTTTTgaatgatagcttaagtggtaagagttagagactacataagggttgggtggaatgaagggtgaagggtcccgggttcgaacctGGAGGAGGATTAATTTATTAACAATTtcaacaactaacatttgcatataaaaaaaaaatatacgagCATTGTGAAATTCATAGCTTGAATTGAATGCAATGATCTAAGAATAACATGGTCAAAGATTCCAAGATTGGTTGCATACAATTTTAGTTAACTGGGTCATTCTATTTCTTGACTTGTTTGGATTATATATTAAgacaaatttataatttatttgttttaattatattggtgttaatttataattttctttgGTTTACAAgagttaatttttaatttaaaaatatttggaTTATTCAACTTTAAgctaaacaaaaaaaattcaaatgaatgaaaaaGAATTCACACATCTAGGAATGTATTCGCTAAGGTTAGTAGAGATTACGAGAAAAATTATGAGATACACTTAGAATATAATGAAGAGATAAAAAGAATGTCAAATAAAGGTAAACTAAAATGTGAAAAAATAAGGTTGCACCtgaattttatgatttttaaagTCAGGATGGTCAAAAGCAGGTTGTTTGTAGATGTCAACGCAATCGATAATATCTCCATCTTCACTCTGCAATAAAAAATTGTGATTTTAATAACAACATAATCATCTACTCAATTATATTAATAACactttaatatttaaaattaattgttatttaatttttaaaataatataatttttttagattACATATTAAGATatcattaaaatatattttaagaaATTCTCCACTAAACACAATTTTGGTGTTATTTAATTACAAATTAagcatttttataatttttaatatttgagtATTATCATTTTTTCAATATTATCACACACCGAAttcattaaatttaaaaaaaatacaaacaaaaattTATGAGCACATTCTAGAAGCAAATAAATTGATCAAGTATATATGTAATGCAAACCTTAATCGTTTTCACGGCAGGCTTGTTGAGAAGCTTCAATTTAGCTTCAATTTCGCTTTCCAAAGGTAATGATGCTCTTACTTGAACTTTCAAATCTAATATAACGTATGAGGCAAACAGTGCCCAAAGCGACAAGATTGTAACCTGATACTTTCCCATTCACCTTGATATTTGATCCTTTCTTCTCACTCAATAAAATGATAGATATCAAACATGAAACAAAATTTATATAAGAAATTTCAGTGTAGAAATTGTATGAAACAGTGGGTgctattaatatatttattgttcttacaaaaaaagaattaattaatttctcGTAAACGTTACACACTTGTATATTACAATTTTCAGAATGACAATGTATTTATTCATGATAATAGCAAATTTTCACTATAAAAACAGTTTGATAATTTTATCTAATTATTATGAATACATATGCAAGATAatgaatatttaaatttttttcacaTTTGATAAAATTTCCTTTTCAATACAACCAATTTTATTCTAGTTTTTTTCCaacataattttatatttaattaaaaacatttaaGAAATTAATTGACGTAACTAATATGATATTATACTAAtggtaatataaataaattaagggtAATTTGCACTGCTCTCCTTGATATTTATCATTGTGATACTGACCTCCTCTGTTATTTAATAAATCAATGACCACCCTTACTTTATTTAGAATATTGCATTAACCTCCCTTGAGGTTTATCATTATTAAGCCAAGCTTCAATAATATTTATCATTATAACACTCAACACTACTTTgtttttctaaaaaatatatGTATGAGGGTGGCTAATGGAATTTATCAAATAGAGGGAAGATAAGTGCAATGATAAACTTCAAGGGAAATGAGTGCAATTTCtccataaattaaaataaacttttgaaatttgttatgatgTTTTGGTTAATTTATAGAATGCATATTATTTAAATGGTGATTGCAaatatttcaatatttataatGTTACTTGGAGAAATCTTGATTTGAATTAAAGATACTAacgaaaatgaaaattttctttAACTAAATACATAAAGACATAAAAATagataattttataaataaaattgaaactAGTATAGAAGCTTGGACTAAAGATCAACACATAAAGAATCAGACTCTTTTGATTTAGGGGAGAAAAGTACAAAATTTCAAACCAAAGGAGGGACAGTGTAATTTATGTGTCTCTTGAGAATAAATTGAAATGTATCCTTATATGTGTATGTGTGTTTTAATGTGGAATGGAATATGGATCTATTCAGGAAAAAAGTTTCATTTAGTTGATCAATTCATTCACAAACATTTGTAACAATGTTTTTCCTAATAATTTTTCTCAATAATGGAATACCATGaatatgtaagatcaagttttgatcatgtagtacaactctatgttttgatgattacaaattaacgttttagtatgaacaattatggtactctaacgtgttttctgagtgtgttcatgacaggctctggccttaatataatctcacaccaatcagaagcactttgcttaaagagtgaccctagcaacgctttcgcaatctctatgttcaaactgaacagtagaaaagcttcagaagatctgaagatagtcaagctctgatgtggactcagctcacttgaagttctgaagatccagacgttctgataacccagacactctgaaggctcagaagctctgatggtttagaagactctgaagatccagaagctgaaaagtgaagtctctgaagtccagaagcaaactggctctgaagaccaagtacttctcctttgagttcaggatcagaagctacaacggtcagaggatccatgcttccctctgactctgatcaacaagcttcacaagttccaacacgaagcattcctctgatcagaagtcaacaaggttaaaggtcacgtcactatccaaagtacaaaagcagtgtactatcctgacgacctaacctaactttctcagccacagcagaagctgaaaatcccagatctgccctccaacggtagcattcccatgcaatgttcaaaccctaatccttggagtatatatagaggctgaagactgaaagatgctgtggaagaaacttatacgcgcaagcaatattcaaatcttcttagcaatctttcttcatcgaattcattgtgtttactacaagcttttcagaagcaatctcattgtaaacaatattttttaaacagttgtttatttttacctttaggagatcaaggttgatcggatcctagagaagactaagagagtgaatcttagtgtgagctaagtcagtgtattgttagtcacttgtaggtttcaagtgcagttgtaacaaatctctgattagtgaattgccttcattctaagaaggaagaaatcaccttcacgggtggactggactagcttgagtgttTCATCAAGTgtaccaggataaaatccttgtgtgcttttctcatctcttatcttaagcactttacttgtgtttcgaaagatttgttaaaatcttaagtgggaagttttattctgaaaacgctattcaaaccccccctttctatcgtttttcataccttcagaatcCACATATGCTATAATTTGAAattgatttattattttttacgtTTAGTTTCAATAAGAGAAATATACACAACAAGTCCAAAATTAGTGTCTTTGCATCAAGTTGGGTGCCTGAAAAATATTCGCATTAAATTGGATCccttgaaaaaaaattcaatcaaaTTGGCTCCGAAGTGTGTTTCAGTCTTATGTGGCACGATTTTTTCCTTGTCATCATTTCCACAtgacttttttattttccatgtCATATAACAATTAAACAAAAGTTTTTTTAGTTCCAACTCAGATTTCATCTAAGcctaaaaaaaactcaaattaaaatttagagaaaataaaaatccaaaagaagaaaaagaaatttcaaaagaatgaaaagaaaacccagaagaagaaaataaccATAAGCAAGAAGTGGTGGCTTCGACGAACTACCTCTTCACAGCGTCGAGGAATGCGATAGGCGACAGAGAGGATGATCGGCTTGACCCGTGTCACACCCcatttttcgttattaggttatttactattttattctaattattattatgctatatggtaatttgatcatttatatgatttaattagatgataaggtgattatgtgatttaattagatgataaggtgattaagtgattttattagataattaagtgattaagTGATACATTTTTCGTCAACTagtatcacttcagaggaagtgaaaatgtattccttgtatttgcccagtgacacatctatggtcataaaggtggaactcttaaattctccagaagaaaaaaaatcacgctaacacagcttacacatcaaaaactaggttatactccccctttttgtcataagcaaaaagcatggggtgtgaaaaacttagcttgaagtacaaggtactcccccttagagaaggtctaagtttaaaaagatggagaataaaaaaaattaatgaaaacgTATTTAATTAATCCATATGCAGAAGAGTAAATGAAGAggttgaacgtttaccaccggccaaggcaTTAAGGCAAACTTATGTTACCAATAAGtaaacctcgagaaactgctgcAGCATTAACTTCTGTAGACTGAACTGAGCGTATAAATAGAAGTTAAACCAtatcagtcttcacatctcattttctctTGATCTGAAAGTTTCAATGACATCCTTCATTGCAAGCATCGAGCAGTTGAGAGAGAAGGCCTTTGAtaaagatctcttcatcaacgtaCGCCATCCAGAGGAACCGAGCGTTTATACCCTTACAAACCAGCTACTAGGCATGAGCCTAGGTCCAGAAATGGATAACATCCTTAGGAGCTTCCTCAGATTTGTGGAGGAAATGCAAGTCTGCTTTCAGAAGGAGCTGGAGCTGTATGAGGAAATCAGAGCAATAGAGGCGGCTCTGGAGACGGTGGCGGCGGGTCCTCAGAGGCAGGAGTTGCGCCAGAGCTTAGCCCTCTTAGAGTATAGGCaacatcgtctggagcttgagaaagcaacGATGCGTAGGTAGTGTAGAGaaatgaggaaaaatcctccattTTAATGTAGCAATGCTTGTATGCAATTtcttattaataaaaaagattttGGTTGGTGGTTAATGAGTATgtatgaaataaattttatgatgAACAAGTATTATGCAACACATAATGAAGATGATAATAGAATAACACGAGAATAGATAAAGAAACAAGGTTCAGAACAAATAGacgtgaaaaagaaaaacataatacagGAAAATAAATCAACAAAGATAAAACAGGAGcgaagagagttcctaaaactagggtttaggtGTCCTCCGAAGCAGTTCTGTGCACATTTCTTTCAAACTCTGAAGGAGAACTTCATGAGAGTTGAGCCTTTGTTCAATGATATCTGTTGACCCGGGATTTAATGCTATTTTTCTTAGTATTTGGCATATGTTTTGAAGGTTTATTTaagtattttagtatttttagttGAGTATTCACATTATCTTAATATTTTGATATTCTAATTAGTTTTATTATCTTCTTATAGTTTTATGTTATTTCTATGAGTTTTATAGGACTTAGGTTGTTATTTTGAGTCTTGAAAAGTTCACTAGGGTAATTATCCTTATTTCAtcctttattaattattatatgttttattttatgaagagataaaggaaaagaggagaaaatcAAGGCAAGATAAGCAAGATTCAGAAGTGCACCAAATCTGGAAACTTCAGCATGAAGCTCGTGCCGTTTTAGCCTAAAAACCGTGCTGTAGCGCGACATAAACCAATGCTGAAAATTGTAGCATGAAGTAGCACGAGTTTTGCTTGGAAATTGATGCTATTGCATGACAGAAGCCGTTGATGGAATTTCTAGCATGAGAGTAGCACGAATTTTGCCTGTAATTTGTGCTATGTCACAGTCACGaatctattattatttaaacGTGTTTAGTTTCAACCCTAAGGATACTTTTTCACGTTAGAACTTGGAGAGCTGCGTTTTTGGGTTTTTGTTTAGAGCTTACTTGGTTCTTTgtcaagattttgaggtttggcttgaattttgatttgtttccaTGACTATGTCAGGCTAAACTCCCTTTGTGTTAGGGTGATTGATCTAGTTTTCCTTTAAACTatgttttgaaccaagtttcagttatgattatggattcTATTTTATGTCTTGaatttctcctctgttttaattgaaactttctattgcaatagtttgtcatactattttctatgcaattggaaaattggtagaatttagggatttggggAGAAGTTGAGCAAGGGTCTGTgcaccttaggaataagggtaacgaattgcttgtgtttgcctgaattgaattgaacttcatctctaattaattaggattaggtactaaggaattagctatcactaattaattgGAAGGGACACTTATGCAAGGAATTGATAAGTGGACAATTAGGTTTAGCACCTTGATAATCTATTGAATTCATAATTATAACTGTTTGGGAAGATACATAGGGAGAAGGTTAACGAAATCAGGATCTCTAGCGCgcttttaaattgaattcacttcaaccgtgttatttgctttcttttattttattgcaGTTAAGTTTCATACCAACAATCATTCAtctctctatttttatttttatttccacgtcctttcattctaagtttagttaatttagagtataaactacgcaatctctgtggttcgatcttttattacttcgagcaatctgtacacttgcagattcgctatcaagtttttggcaccgttgccggggattgtgtttagtttattctctaatttttctgaATCTATTTGTTAGGATTTTTACTTTAATTCTCTTGTGCGGGTATTACTAACTTCTGTTTGTTAGTGCATGCGAGGTACAATCAGTCCTGaatctttgttgtttgatctaGAAATCGAAAGAACTTGTCGATCTAATCGTGCAcaacagaggaagaagaagggccAAGCCAAAGCTACCGCTGCAATGGAAGAAGCACAAGCTGAAGCAAGAAATCGAGCTGAGTATGAAGCGAGAGTGGAAGCTGAAGTTGCAGCTCGGATCCTTCgccagaaagaagaagaagctgaacgTGATGCTCAGAGACCATTGAGGGAAATCACTGCCCCTCGTATGAGCTATACATAAGAGGGCAGCGTTGTCCTTCCAGCAGACATACCAGACAACTTTCAGATTCCACATCATTATATTCAGTTGGTGAGCCAGCATCAGTTTGGAGGTAAAGCTACTGAGGATCCGCATGCTCACATGGACAGATTCACCAGACATTGTGAGTCTCTGAAAAGGCGTGAAGTCAGCTTGGATACAGTCCGGATGATTCTTTTTCACTACACTTTGAAGGATGCTGCAGAAGATTGGTTGAGGTCACAACCCCCTAACAGCATTCGAACATGGGAGGACCTGGCGGAAAAATTTATCGCCAAATTCTTTCCATCCACACGCATCAGAAAGGCGAAGCAGGAAATTTATGCATTTAGACAAAGCAAATCTGAAAATTTGTATGAGGCTTGGGAGCGTTTTCAAGAACTTCTGAGGAAGTGTCCAAGTCATAATATTTCTGTTGGTGAACAAGTTGACAAATTTTACTCATCATTGCGTGAGTACACGAGAGGTATGTTGGATGCAGCAGCTAATAGTGCATTTGATTCATTGCCTGCACACAGAGCTCTTGAGATCATCGACAATTTGGCCACTAGATCTTCACAGTCAGATTATGATAGGGAGAACCGGGAAAGTGTGCATGAAGTTGGAATAAATGAGGATGTCCTCGCATCCAACAGAAAGTTGTCACAAAAGATGGATGCAATAGTACAACGTTTGGATGGTCGCAAACTGAGTGCTGAAGATGCTGCATTTGATGAGGAAGTGAAGGCAATGGGTAATCCTCAAAACAATCCCTACTCAAATACTTATAATCCGGgttggaggaatcaccctaacTTTTCATGGAAAGGTCAAGACAAGTTTGGAAATTCAAGGGAGTACTCTAATCAAAGGACTTATGGTCAAGATCAGAAACCTCAACCCTCTCAAGAGCAAGGAAGTGGGAAGAAGAGCCTAGAAGAAATTGTGGGAGAACTGGCCCAAGCTACTAGCAAGCTTCAGGTATCCACAAATAGCTTCATTAATGAATCCAGAAATAACTTCAAAAATCAGGAGGCTTCAATCAAAAATTTGGAGAATCAGGTCGGTCAAATTTCCAAACAATTATCTGAGAGATCTCCAGGTATGTTTCCTAGTAACACTGTGCCTAATCCTAGAGAGAATATTTCTGCTGTTACTCTAAGAAGTGGAAAAGTTATGCatcaaattgaaaagaaaaaagataatgAAAAGAATAAGAGTGAGACTGAGAATAAAAGTGAAACTGAAGTGATAAGTAAGGAAAAAGaacagagtgaagatagattagtgaaagagagaaaagtagatttagaaaataataagtttacaaaagttcattttcccTTTTTCCCCACTAACATAGCAAAGAGGAGGTTGGAGAAGCAATTCTCCAAGTTTGTTTCTATGTTTAAAAAGTTGCGTGTAGACCTCCCATTCTCTGAAGTTTTAGAAAAGATGCCTCAATATGCCAAGTTCATGAAGGAGATACTTTCTAAGAAAAGGAAGTTGAGTGAAGAGAATGACATCGTTGAGCTTACTGAGGAGTGTAGCGCTATTCTGCAAAAGAAGCTTCCACCTAAACGAAAGGATCCAGGTAGTTTCACTCTACCTGTTAATTTTGGGGCTTCAAAGGAAGTGAGAGCTTTATGTGATTTAGGGGCAAGCGTCAACTTAATGCCCCTATCAATGTTCGAGCGACTTAATGTTGGAGAGCTGAAGCCAACAATGATGATGCTTCAACTAGCAGACCGCTCCATGGTAACTCCTTGGGGAGTTGTTGAAGATGTGCTAGTGAGAGTAGGAGAGTTTGAGTTCCCGGTAGATTTTGTGATAATTGATATGGACGAGGACTCTAAAATACCATTGATTCTGGGAAGACCGTTCCTAGCCACTTCACAAGCGAAAATAAATGTGGGAAAAGGAACAATATCTTTAAGGGctgatgagaaaatcattttcaCCATATTTGACCTGAAGCCAAAGCAAGTTGAGAAGAATGATGCATTCTTGGTGGAGATGATGGACGAGTGGAATGATGAGAAGTTGAAACAGTTCTTCTTCACAGAAAAAACTAGAGCAATAATTAAGAAGGAGAAGAACCAAAGAAATCAAGCTGAATCAGTTCATTTTGCAAGCGTTGTGGTCAACATGGAGCAGAAAgaggagaaagagaaaggagaaTACTTCATATGGAAGCCAAAACCTAAGAAAGATGAGAAACCTCCCATCCCTTTTAACTCTAAATTGAATAATTGTGttcatgcttttgagattgcTTGCAAGAACATGGTGAAAATGTGTG
This window harbors:
- the LOC130710213 gene encoding uncharacterized protein LOC130710213, with the protein product MGKYQVTILSLWALFASYVILDLKVQVRASLPLESEIEAKLKLLNKPAVKTIKSEDGDIIDCVDIYKQPAFDHPDFKNHKIQKIPDFLLKSQKSSTDDAFEENSAIFQTWQKSGSCPKGTIPIRRTRREDLLRASSLHHFGQKPAELFINSLNKTNFNFPKFNGSKEVIPENHSASYLVTMGYHYIGAQATINVWNPVVDLPDDFTTAQIWLKTGAANSSDFESVEAGWVVNPKLFGDRKTRFFSYWTRDSYQSTGCFNLACPGFVQTGQVVLGGAISPVSTKRGRQYDLNVGMFLEPNTGIWWLKIRDNIPVGYWRPNLFRGLTTSATIVEFGGQVFSPMVKKTPHTRTGMGSGDFANGLYGNACFMRNVRIMDYSRSLKYPEFVHPTTEEPYCYNAFNHAKYGKEPYFYFGGPGQNHPYCP
- the LOC130712599 gene encoding uncharacterized protein LOC130712599 yields the protein MDRFTRHCESLKRREVSLDTVRMILFHYTLKDAAEDWLRSQPPNSIRTWEDLAEKFIAKFFPSTRIRKAKQEIYAFRQSKSENLYEAWERFQELLRKCPSHNISVGEQVDKFYSSLREYTRGMLDAAANSAFDSLPAHRALEIIDNLATRSSQSDYDRENRESVHEVGINEDVLASNRKLSQKMDAIVQRLDGRKLSAEDAAFDEEVKAMGNPQNNPYSNTYNPGWRNHPNFSWKGQDKFGNSREYSNQRTYGQDQKPQPSQEQGSGKKSLEEIVGELAQATSKLQVSTNSFINESRNNFKNQEASIKNLENQVGQISKQLSERSPGMFPSNTVPNPRENISAVTLRSGKVMHQIEKKKDNEKNKSETENKSETEVITKRRLEKQFSKFVSMFKKLRVDLPFSEVLEKMPQYAKFMKEILSKKRKLSEENDIVELTEECSAILQKKLPPKRKDPGSFTLPVNFGASKEVRALCDLGASVNLMPLSMFERLNVGELKPTMMMLQLADRSMVTPWGVVEDVLVRVGEFEFPVDFVIIDMDEDSKIPLILGRPFLATSQAKINVGKGTISLRADEKIIFTIFDLKPKQVEKNDAFLVEMMDEWNDEKLKQFFFTEKTRAIIKKEKNQRNQAESVHFASVVVNMEQKEEKEKGEYFIWKPKPKKDEKPPIPFNSKLNNCVHAFEIACKNMVKMCAEFKDPGSAIHYGVNPG